The Verrucomicrobiota bacterium genome contains a region encoding:
- the lepB gene encoding signal peptidase I, protein MKQGQWKQRSLKWWRESIKPMLIIVLVMFAFRSAIADWNDVPTGSMNPTIIEGDRVFVNKLAYDLKIPFTRLRVTQWGNPKRGDVVVFFSPVDEIRLVKRVVGLPGDRIELANNQLLVNGEPVKYEPLDQKIINEIPANQQSQHQFATELLAKHPHPVMATPLRPSARSFGPITVPAGQFFMMGDNRDNSFDSRFYGCVERKRIVGRASAVVISLDHEDYYLPRWHRFFTGLP, encoded by the coding sequence ATGAAACAGGGCCAATGGAAGCAACGCTCTTTGAAATGGTGGCGCGAGTCCATCAAGCCCATGCTCATTATCGTGCTGGTCATGTTCGCGTTCCGCTCCGCGATCGCGGACTGGAACGATGTGCCAACCGGCTCCATGAACCCGACCATCATCGAAGGCGACCGCGTGTTCGTGAACAAGCTCGCTTACGATCTGAAGATTCCGTTCACCCGTTTGCGCGTGACGCAATGGGGAAATCCGAAGCGGGGCGACGTCGTGGTTTTCTTCTCGCCCGTGGATGAGATCCGGCTCGTCAAACGCGTCGTTGGTTTGCCGGGCGATCGCATTGAGCTGGCGAACAACCAACTTTTGGTCAACGGCGAACCGGTCAAATACGAACCGCTCGATCAAAAAATCATCAACGAAATTCCAGCGAACCAACAATCGCAACATCAGTTCGCCACCGAACTTCTGGCGAAACATCCGCACCCGGTGATGGCGACGCCCTTGCGTCCGTCCGCTCGTTCGTTCGGGCCGATCACCGTTCCCGCCGGCCAGTTCTTCATGATGGGGGACAATCGCGACAACAGTTTTGATTCCCGATTTTACGGTTGCGTGGAACGGAAACGGATTGTCGGTCGCGCTTCCGCCGTGGTGATTTCACTCGACCACGAAGACTACTACCTGCCGCGCTGGCATCGATTTTTCACCGGCCTGCCTTGA
- a CDS encoding leucine-rich repeat domain-containing protein, with protein MKNIVGKLSRISLAAVLLGSICSPAQSADTNAPIFSDANLEKAVRKFVFEKRDNDKPLVEADLVNLSTIQGNGMGITNLTGLEKCQNLASLDLAKNKITDLQPLKTLTKIQYLNLADNQIEDISPLSSVMALQYIELSRNRVKDLRPLSALTNMASLYLSQNQISDISPVVKFPKLASLYLDHNQIKSIQGINGLTSLTSLSLNNNSISDIAPLDGLMGLYYLFLENNKIRDFTPLVNMVKKDNDGPKRFAPFINIYLKGNSPKGGQVSALKKTGARVNN; from the coding sequence ATGAAAAACATCGTTGGAAAACTCAGTCGAATCTCCCTCGCTGCCGTTCTGCTGGGCAGCATCTGTTCGCCTGCTCAATCCGCCGACACGAACGCGCCGATTTTTTCCGACGCCAATCTGGAGAAAGCCGTGCGCAAATTTGTCTTTGAGAAACGCGACAACGACAAGCCGTTAGTCGAAGCCGACCTCGTCAACCTCTCCACCATTCAAGGCAACGGCATGGGCATCACGAACCTCACCGGTTTGGAAAAATGCCAGAACCTCGCCTCACTCGACCTGGCGAAAAACAAAATCACCGACCTGCAGCCGCTCAAAACATTGACGAAGATTCAATACTTGAACCTCGCGGACAACCAGATCGAGGACATCTCGCCCTTGAGCAGTGTCATGGCCCTGCAATACATCGAGCTGTCGCGCAATCGCGTGAAGGATTTGCGGCCGTTGAGCGCACTCACCAACATGGCCTCCCTTTATCTTTCTCAAAACCAGATCAGCGACATCTCGCCGGTCGTCAAGTTTCCCAAGCTTGCCTCTCTGTATCTCGACCACAACCAGATCAAGAGCATTCAAGGCATCAACGGCTTGACGAGCCTGACCTCGCTGTCCCTGAACAACAATTCCATTTCCGACATCGCTCCGCTCGACGGTTTGATGGGCCTCTACTATCTGTTTTTGGAAAACAACAAGATCCGCGATTTCACTCCACTGGTGAACATGGTGAAGAAAGACAACGATGGTCCGAAGCGCTTCGCACCATTCATCAATATTTATTTGAAGGGGAACTCACCGAAGGGCGGGCAGGTCTCCGCATTGAAGAAGACTGGCGCCAGAGTGAACAACTGA
- a CDS encoding twin-arginine translocation signal domain-containing protein gives MTTTRFASPNYLTRRQFLRSTALVAGVATFASPALLRGKSLNEKLNIAIIGAGGRGGLKDTLPGVGVHSANSNTRTTSRT, from the coding sequence ATGACCACAACACGGTTCGCTTCGCCCAACTACCTCACTCGTCGTCAATTCTTGCGTTCGACTGCACTTGTTGCCGGCGTCGCCACTTTCGCCAGTCCCGCTTTGCTGCGTGGAAAATCGCTCAACGAAAAACTCAATATCGCGATCATTGGCGCGGGCGGACGCGGCGGCCTGAAGGATACGCTGCCCGGAGTTGGTGTTCATTCCGCCAACTCCAATACACGAACAACCAGTCGTACATGA
- a CDS encoding HNH endonuclease has translation MPFPLDVRLRALVACQRHCCLCHERKHTRLQCHHILPEADGGPDTFENCIPLCPDCHAEVMAFNPRHPSGSTPYHREELIQRRDDWYAVVARRSHDLSTHLHRATAQYPSNPAMSGRAALDYSSHNGFFRLGSGNCEFLTHWSKAGNTSVHCYSDSTNLVLAVAPMGTELSAISDASLLDFTSRVRTPRIGQIVVFENHASRYAAARIVKIEDDTRGASRDLLEFDFWILESGGDDFSPNA, from the coding sequence ATGCCCTTTCCACTCGATGTGCGTCTGCGAGCCCTGGTCGCCTGTCAGCGACACTGCTGCTTATGCCATGAGCGAAAGCACACCCGACTTCAGTGCCACCACATTCTGCCTGAAGCAGATGGCGGTCCCGATACGTTCGAGAACTGCATTCCATTGTGTCCCGACTGCCACGCTGAAGTGATGGCGTTCAATCCACGGCATCCATCTGGAAGCACTCCATATCACAGAGAGGAGCTGATCCAGCGGCGTGATGACTGGTATGCAGTTGTCGCGCGCCGATCGCATGATTTATCGACCCATTTACATCGAGCGACTGCCCAATACCCGTCGAACCCAGCGATGTCAGGCAGAGCCGCACTCGACTACTCAAGCCATAACGGTTTCTTCCGTCTTGGTAGTGGCAATTGCGAGTTTCTGACTCATTGGTCGAAGGCGGGCAACACTTCGGTTCACTGCTATTCGGACAGCACCAATCTTGTCCTCGCGGTTGCACCGATGGGCACCGAGCTTTCGGCCATTTCAGATGCCAGCCTGCTTGATTTTACGTCCCGCGTCCGCACTCCACGAATTGGGCAGATTGTCGTGTTCGAGAATCACGCCTCTCGCTATGCTGCCGCAAGGATTGTGAAGATTGAAGATGACACACGAGGTGCATCGCGGGACTTGCTGGAATTTGATTTCTGGATTCTTGAAAGTGGCGGCGATGACTTTTCACCGAATGCCTAA